TGCTGCTGCGACTGTACGAAATTCAGTCTGGAACCATTACCCTCGATGGCATTCCTCTACAGGATTTGCAGTTACAAGACTTGCGCGGCGCGATCGGTCTAGTCAGTCAGGACGTATTTCTCTTCCACGGGACAGTCAGAGAAAATATTGCCTATGGTAGTCCCACATCAAGCTCAGACGAAATTATTGCCGCAGCCAAGGTCGCAGAAGCCCACGACTTCATCATGCAATTGCCTCAAGGTTACGACACGATTGTGGGTGAACGGGGCCAAAAGCTATCTGGAGGACAGCGACAACGTTTGGCGATCGCCCGTGCTGTCCTCAAAGACCCGCCGATTTTGATTTTGGATGAAGCCACCTCTGCCGTAGACAACGAGACCGAAGCCGCGATCCAAAGATCCCTCGAAAGGATTACTCAAAACCGTACCACCATCGCGATCGCCCACCGACTCTCCACCGTCCGGAACGCTGACTGTATCTACGTCATGGAGCAAGGCCGTTTAGTTGAAAAAGGTCGGCACGAACAACTCATAGATCGCTCAGGGATTTATGCCAGCTTGTGGCGTGTCCAGACTGGTTTAAGGGTATGAGGACTGGTTTAAGGGTATGAGTAGGTCTAGGGCGAATTCTTGAGACTGTTAGCTTAAGAACAGTCTTCTCAGCGGGAATCGCTAAAATTATATCTAGAGGGGATGACGACCCACCCCTTACGCAAGTTAACCTATCAGAGTTAGTTAGAAAACTAAGCCCTTTATGGAATCAGGTGGCCAATCCGCCAACCCTCCGGATCGACCTAGTCATAGGTTAGCCGATGTTGTTGGCACTGTAATAGCCTTGTTGACCTTAACCTTACCGATTTACGTGATTGCTCATTATTCACCTAGCACCTCAGAATCCTTGCAACCGAAGCCGACTTACTCGCTGCCCAAGGCAAGGAACCAGGAGAACTAATGTAAGTAACGTAAATCACTTTAAGTTGTTTTGGGCAACCCGGATAGCAGTTTTTAGCACCACTTCAATCATGAGCCTCCGTATTAGAAGTTCGGCATTAACCGTATTCCCCTAAAATGCTAAATAACTAGTGTGAACTGGTTACTTAGTTGGGTGGAAGTAAAGTGAAGAGTTTTATTACAAGACTCTTCACTTTACTTGTGCTTGCATAGGTTGGCTAGCTCAGCCAATCTACGGGTGTCTATTTGACATCTGCTTGACATTTGCTTGACATCTAACTATTTCCTGTAGACCGCTTCTGTATTCTGTTAACTTGGAGAAACACTGTGGACTTATCACGCATTCCTGCACAGCCTAAAGCAGGTTTGATCAACGTCCTAATCGAAATTCCTGCGGGTAGCAAAAACAAGTACGAGTACGATAAAGACCTGCAAGCTATGGCGCTCGATCGCGTCCTCTATGCCTCTGTCCAGTACCCATACGACTATGGCTTTGTGCCCAATACACTGGCGGATGATGGCGATCCCCTCGATGGCATGGTGATCATGGATCAGCCCACTTTTCCAGGGTGTGTGATTGCGGCTCGTCCCATTGGGATGCTAGAGATGATTGATGGCGGCGATCGCGACGAAAAGATTCTTTGTGTTCCTGATAAAGACCCTCGTTACGCTAACGTCAAGTCTCTTAAAGACATTCCTCAACACCGCCTAGATGAGATTGCCGAGTTCTTCAGAACTTACAAGAATCTGGAGAAGAAAGTGACCGAAATTTTGGGCTGGAAAGATGTCGATCAAGTCATGCCCTTGGTTGAAGAGTGTATCAAAGCGGGTAGTGAAAAGGGTCGAGATTCTGACTCTGGAACTCACTAAAGCTTTAGCACTTACCTAAAAAATATGGAGCAGGCGATGCCTAAAAGCCTAACCTGAGCTGACCTCTCCCCCGCCCCCTCTCCTACAGGAGAGGGGTGCCGCAAGTGGGGCAGCAACTCCTAGTATTTACTTAGCCGATCCCAAAAGCTTCCCGACTTTAATAACTTGTGCCAGTATAGACGAAATGGGAGT
This region of Trichocoleus desertorum NBK24 genomic DNA includes:
- a CDS encoding inorganic diphosphatase, which codes for MDLSRIPAQPKAGLINVLIEIPAGSKNKYEYDKDLQAMALDRVLYASVQYPYDYGFVPNTLADDGDPLDGMVIMDQPTFPGCVIAARPIGMLEMIDGGDRDEKILCVPDKDPRYANVKSLKDIPQHRLDEIAEFFRTYKNLEKKVTEILGWKDVDQVMPLVEECIKAGSEKGRDSDSGTH